Proteins encoded by one window of Emticicia oligotrophica DSM 17448:
- a CDS encoding cupin domain-containing protein produces MKTLKKLFFLLLILHFKTYSQDKFSESRVYRWQDLAVVNRPQGEARLILEGKTPHFKLFKIHATTVFPKGRMRKEAYTQENEELIIVKEGELTVTIEGKTKTLKAGGIALIMSGDVRETVNLSDKNTTYYVFQYYSNEPVDIERGKKAGGSLMLNWDETTFKPHDKGGRRDFYNRATSMSKRFEMHTTTLNEGLMSHDAHQHKAAEVILLVNSQNNEKESQAQEIINGVWHDSKVGDVVFLQSNDWHGLKNVGKGTCTYFAFQFE; encoded by the coding sequence ATGAAAACGCTCAAAAAACTCTTTTTCCTTTTATTAATACTTCATTTTAAGACTTATTCACAAGATAAATTTTCTGAATCGAGGGTGTATCGTTGGCAAGATTTAGCGGTTGTGAATAGGCCACAAGGTGAAGCGAGATTGATTTTAGAAGGCAAAACACCGCATTTTAAGTTGTTTAAAATTCATGCCACAACTGTTTTTCCAAAAGGAAGAATGAGAAAAGAAGCTTATACACAAGAGAATGAAGAGTTAATTATTGTAAAGGAAGGAGAGTTGACGGTTACTATCGAAGGTAAAACCAAAACCCTAAAAGCTGGCGGTATTGCCCTAATTATGTCTGGTGATGTTCGTGAGACTGTAAATCTGAGTGATAAAAACACTACATACTATGTTTTTCAGTATTATTCAAACGAACCTGTTGATATTGAACGTGGAAAAAAAGCGGGTGGCTCTTTAATGTTGAATTGGGATGAGACAACCTTCAAACCCCATGATAAAGGAGGAAGAAGAGATTTTTATAATCGAGCAACAAGTATGAGTAAAAGATTTGAAATGCATACAACAACACTCAATGAAGGTTTAATGAGCCATGATGCACATCAGCATAAAGCAGCCGAGGTTATTCTATTAGTTAATTCACAAAACAACGAAAAGGAAAGTCAAGCCCAAGAGATTATTAACGGAGTTTGGCATGATTCAAAAGTGGGTGATGTGGTTTTTCTACAATCAAATGATTGGCATGGCTTGAAAAACGTAGGCAAAGGCACTTGTACTTATTTTGCTTTTCAGTTTGAATAA
- a CDS encoding DUF6807 domain-containing protein, translating to MKFRPLFLILLAIFAQKSIAQNKIIAQRFNSKIDILINNNLFTSYILSQDEKYPFFFPVNGPSNSTVTSMRNANYPHHSSLFFGCDKVNGGNYWQEGLERGQIIPVRADIIESGNEKVVIENECIWRRPNAISPIKDFRKITITAPTKELYQIDFDITLEMLIDVVIEKTNHSLFSGRMDADLAVINGGTMINSNGEKGEKETFGKKAAWIDFYGKRGEKMEGMAILQHPSNEWYPAPWFTRDYGFFSPTPMYWPANDKETTLKKGQTIKLRYRVLVHSGDTNSAKITEQFEKYKSE from the coding sequence ATGAAATTTCGACCATTATTTTTGATTCTACTGGCAATTTTTGCACAGAAATCTATTGCACAGAATAAAATTATTGCCCAAAGATTCAATTCAAAAATTGATATTTTAATCAATAATAATTTGTTTACTAGCTATATCCTTTCACAGGATGAAAAATATCCGTTTTTCTTTCCCGTAAATGGTCCTTCAAATTCTACCGTAACTTCAATGCGAAATGCCAATTATCCACATCATAGTTCGCTCTTTTTTGGCTGTGATAAAGTAAATGGAGGAAATTATTGGCAAGAAGGTCTCGAACGTGGACAAATTATTCCTGTAAGAGCTGATATCATCGAATCAGGTAATGAAAAGGTTGTCATTGAAAATGAGTGTATTTGGCGTCGTCCAAATGCGATTTCTCCGATAAAAGATTTCAGAAAAATTACTATTACTGCTCCAACTAAGGAATTATACCAAATTGATTTTGACATCACGCTCGAAATGTTGATTGATGTGGTAATTGAAAAAACCAATCACTCTCTGTTTAGTGGTAGAATGGATGCCGATTTAGCAGTAATAAACGGTGGAACGATGATTAATTCAAACGGTGAAAAAGGAGAAAAAGAAACATTTGGAAAAAAAGCAGCATGGATTGATTTCTATGGTAAACGTGGTGAAAAAATGGAAGGAATGGCAATTCTTCAACATCCTTCGAATGAATGGTATCCAGCTCCATGGTTTACTAGAGATTATGGCTTTTTCTCTCCAACCCCAATGTATTGGCCCGCAAATGATAAAGAAACTACTTTAAAGAAAGGTCAAACTATTAAACTACGCTACCGTGTACTGGTTCATTCAGGCGATACGAATTCTGCAAAGATTACGGAACAGTTTGAAAAGTACAAATCGGAGTAA
- a CDS encoding LacI family DNA-binding transcriptional regulator encodes MIACTNCGKVETIVKAGFIRGKQRLFCKGCELYFTINPPNAASNKKSHQTTIVDIAKVLGISPSTVSRALNNSSEINENTRQEIIRVANELDYRPNLLAQSLHRGETHTIGVVIPDIQRPFFAGVVAGIQKVASEAGYRVMICQSNESHSTETLNVQALMASRVDGLLISHTKETNSFEHIKLHLKKGVPIVHFDRVCEELETAKVIQEDFEGSFALVEHLIQQGCKRIAACAGPVDLLISQKRMAGYKAALEKYGLTIDQNLIFHSDFKEEDTLSALNQWLEMPNRPDGIFNVHYANAIEMIMALKQKKILIPEEIALAAFGDDLLASMIEPSLTVYNQFPFTIGQEAASILIDNIINKENFVPYTKVIKGKLIVRKSSKKN; translated from the coding sequence ATGATTGCTTGTACAAATTGTGGTAAAGTTGAAACCATTGTCAAAGCGGGTTTTATTAGAGGCAAGCAACGTTTGTTTTGCAAAGGGTGTGAATTGTATTTTACGATAAATCCGCCCAACGCAGCAAGCAATAAAAAATCACATCAAACAACCATTGTTGATATCGCAAAAGTTTTAGGAATTTCACCTTCAACTGTTTCAAGGGCATTAAATAATAGTTCAGAAATTAATGAAAACACTCGGCAAGAAATTATCAGAGTGGCTAACGAATTAGATTATCGGCCTAATTTATTGGCACAAAGCCTTCATAGAGGAGAAACACATACTATTGGTGTGGTTATTCCTGATATTCAAAGACCGTTTTTTGCAGGTGTTGTAGCAGGTATTCAAAAAGTGGCATCAGAAGCAGGTTATCGAGTAATGATTTGTCAATCGAACGAGTCGCATTCAACCGAAACTTTAAATGTTCAAGCTTTAATGGCAAGTAGAGTAGATGGCTTGCTAATTAGCCATACGAAAGAAACCAATTCGTTTGAACATATCAAATTGCATTTGAAAAAAGGCGTACCAATTGTACATTTTGATAGAGTTTGTGAAGAACTAGAAACCGCTAAAGTAATTCAGGAAGATTTTGAAGGAAGTTTTGCTTTGGTTGAACATCTGATTCAGCAAGGATGTAAGCGAATTGCCGCTTGTGCTGGTCCTGTTGATTTGTTGATTAGTCAAAAAAGAATGGCAGGTTATAAAGCAGCACTTGAAAAATACGGATTGACAATTGACCAAAACTTAATTTTCCATAGTGATTTTAAAGAAGAAGATACACTTTCAGCACTCAATCAATGGCTTGAAATGCCTAATCGACCAGATGGTATTTTTAATGTGCATTATGCTAATGCCATAGAAATGATAATGGCTTTAAAGCAAAAGAAAATACTAATTCCTGAGGAAATAGCATTGGCTGCATTTGGTGATGATTTACTTGCATCGATGATTGAACCATCATTAACTGTATATAATCAATTTCCCTTTACAATTGGGCAAGAAGCGGCAAGTATATTAATAGACAATATAATAAACAAAGAAAACTTTGTACCTTACACAAAAGTTATCAAGGGGAAATTAATTGTAAGGAAATCTTCTAAGAAGAATTAA
- a CDS encoding VPS10 domain-containing protein encodes MKFKIFSFFFSLISLFSYAQNFSPKLFDSMKWRMIGPHRGGRTVGAVGVPQKPNVFYIGVNNGGVWKTTDYGRTWFPIFDDQPTGSVGDVAVAPSNPNVIYVASGEGIQRPDLSVGNGIYKSTDEGKTWVNTGLKDGQQIGGLAIDPTNENRVFAAVLGHPYGPNTERGVYRTTNGGKTWERVLYKDENTGAIQVTIDPKNPNIVYADLWAARQGPWENGAWQGPESGLYKSTDGGNTWKKLTKGLPTYEQGLGRIGFCIAPSDTKRMYATVDSPEGGGVFKSNDGGESWTLVSQDPRIWGRGSDFAEVKVHPNNPDIVFSADVDTWKSEDGGKTWTAFRGAPGGDDYHRLWINPNNPDIMLLAADQGAIITVNGGETFSSWYNQPTAQFYHVSTDNAFPYNVYGGQQESGSVGIASRGNDGLISFRDWHPVGVEEYGYVAADPLDPNIIYGGKITKYDKRTGQTQNIAPEAVRSGKYRFIRTAPVLFSPVDKKSLFFAGNVLFKTKNGGDSWEVISPDLTRDTYDFVPSSIGVFTTESLKKMNRRGVIYSVAPSPKDINTIWAGTDDGLIHITSDGGKTWTNVTPPTPKGEKDGYWYWSKISQIDAGQFDKNVAYVAVNRIRLDDLRPHIFRTKDGGKTWDEIVNGLPNEPINTVREDPYRKGLLFAGSENAVYVSFDEGENWQSLRLNMPATSIRDLVIKDDDIVVGTHGRSFWILDDITPLRQVTSEVAKNDAFLYKPQNTYRVRWSTYTDTPLPQEEPQGQNPPDGAIINYFLKEKIKGVVKLEIYDASKKIIRSFSSDDKPYELPDLNIPHYWIRPQQILSAEAGSHRFVWDLHYEPLNLPPTYPISAVYKNTAPDPTSPWVLPGYYTALLTVNGKVFEQNFLVKMDPRVKTAAIDLKLQHDLSLACYEGRKKVFNELEKMKEARQRVRMTDEGLKIFNQKEEDLKKIQNNLSNVQNILQESDNKPTTQVVTSAKDLLSKLEVLLK; translated from the coding sequence ATGAAATTTAAGATTTTTAGTTTTTTTTTCTCACTTATTAGTTTATTCTCATACGCACAAAACTTCAGCCCCAAGCTTTTTGATAGCATGAAATGGCGTATGATTGGCCCTCATCGTGGCGGTCGAACAGTTGGAGCAGTTGGGGTTCCACAAAAACCCAATGTATTTTATATTGGCGTAAACAACGGTGGCGTTTGGAAAACCACTGATTACGGGCGTACATGGTTTCCCATTTTTGATGACCAACCCACAGGTTCGGTGGGTGATGTGGCGGTAGCTCCTTCAAATCCAAATGTAATCTATGTTGCTTCAGGAGAAGGTATTCAAAGACCCGATTTATCAGTTGGAAATGGTATTTACAAATCAACTGACGAAGGAAAAACTTGGGTCAATACTGGTTTAAAAGATGGTCAACAAATTGGTGGTTTGGCTATTGACCCAACCAACGAAAATCGTGTATTCGCAGCAGTATTGGGTCATCCTTATGGGCCAAACACTGAAAGAGGAGTTTACAGAACAACAAATGGCGGAAAGACATGGGAACGAGTTTTGTATAAAGACGAAAATACGGGTGCTATTCAAGTTACCATTGACCCCAAAAATCCTAATATAGTTTATGCTGACCTTTGGGCAGCCCGACAAGGACCATGGGAAAACGGTGCTTGGCAAGGTCCGGAAAGTGGCCTTTACAAATCGACAGATGGTGGAAATACTTGGAAAAAACTCACAAAAGGGCTTCCAACTTATGAACAAGGCTTGGGTAGAATTGGGTTTTGTATTGCACCAAGTGATACCAAAAGAATGTACGCAACCGTAGACTCTCCTGAAGGTGGCGGTGTTTTTAAATCGAATGATGGGGGTGAATCTTGGACATTAGTGAGTCAAGACCCACGCATTTGGGGTAGAGGAAGTGATTTCGCGGAAGTTAAAGTTCACCCAAATAATCCTGATATTGTTTTCAGTGCTGATGTTGATACATGGAAATCTGAAGATGGTGGAAAAACTTGGACTGCTTTTCGAGGTGCTCCAGGTGGAGATGATTATCACCGACTTTGGATTAATCCAAATAATCCTGATATAATGCTTTTAGCGGCTGACCAGGGTGCTATCATTACTGTAAACGGTGGCGAAACTTTTTCTTCTTGGTATAATCAGCCGACTGCACAATTTTATCATGTAAGTACCGACAATGCTTTCCCTTACAATGTTTATGGGGGCCAACAAGAAAGTGGGTCGGTAGGTATAGCCTCGAGAGGTAATGATGGATTAATCTCCTTTAGAGACTGGCATCCAGTAGGTGTTGAGGAGTATGGATATGTAGCAGCAGACCCGCTCGACCCCAATATTATATATGGTGGTAAAATAACTAAGTATGATAAAAGAACAGGTCAAACCCAAAATATTGCTCCCGAAGCAGTTCGCTCTGGGAAATATCGATTTATTCGTACAGCACCTGTATTATTTTCTCCAGTAGATAAAAAATCGCTATTTTTTGCTGGAAATGTTTTATTCAAAACCAAAAATGGGGGAGATTCTTGGGAAGTAATAAGTCCAGATTTAACAAGAGATACCTATGACTTTGTCCCTTCAAGTATTGGGGTTTTTACTACTGAGTCATTGAAAAAAATGAATCGTAGAGGGGTAATATATTCAGTTGCTCCATCACCAAAAGATATAAATACGATTTGGGCAGGTACTGATGATGGATTAATTCATATTACTTCAGATGGTGGTAAAACATGGACAAATGTTACCCCGCCTACACCTAAAGGTGAAAAAGATGGATATTGGTATTGGTCAAAAATCTCGCAAATCGATGCCGGTCAGTTTGATAAAAATGTTGCTTATGTGGCTGTTAATAGAATTAGATTAGATGATCTGCGACCACATATTTTTAGAACCAAAGACGGTGGTAAAACTTGGGATGAAATAGTTAATGGCCTTCCTAATGAACCAATCAACACTGTTCGAGAAGATCCATACCGAAAAGGTTTGCTTTTTGCTGGTTCTGAAAATGCAGTTTATGTTTCATTTGATGAAGGAGAAAATTGGCAATCACTACGATTGAATATGCCTGCTACAAGTATTAGAGATTTAGTTATTAAAGATGATGATATTGTTGTTGGGACGCATGGACGTAGTTTTTGGATTTTGGATGATATTACTCCTTTGAGACAAGTTACTTCTGAAGTGGCAAAAAATGATGCGTTTTTGTATAAACCTCAAAATACTTATCGTGTACGTTGGAGTACTTATACCGATACACCGCTTCCGCAAGAAGAACCTCAAGGGCAAAACCCACCAGATGGAGCAATCATTAATTATTTTTTGAAGGAAAAAATAAAGGGTGTTGTTAAGTTGGAAATTTATGATGCTTCAAAAAAAATAATTAGAAGTTTTTCAAGTGATGACAAACCTTACGAACTACCAGATTTGAATATTCCTCATTATTGGATTCGTCCACAACAGATTTTATCTGCAGAGGCAGGTTCACATCGATTTGTATGGGATTTACATTATGAACCTTTGAATTTACCTCCGACTTACCCAATCTCGGCAGTTTATAAAAACACAGCTCCTGACCCAACTTCTCCTTGGGTACTTCCTGGCTATTACACTGCTTTATTAACTGTAAATGGAAAAGTTTTCGAGCAAAATTTCCTTGTTAAAATGGATCCAAGAGTTAAAACTGCAGCAATTGATTTAAAACTCCAACATGACCTATCACTTGCTTGCTATGAAGGAAGGAAGAAAGTTTTTAACGAACTTGAAAAAATGAAGGAGGCTCGTCAAAGAGTTCGAATGACTGATGAAGGATTAAAAATATTTAATCAGAAAGAAGAAGACTTGAAAAAAATACAGAATAATTTAAGTAATGTACAAAATATTTTACAAGAATCTGATAATAAGCCAACTACGCAAGTTGTGACCTCAGCCAAGGATTTATTATCAAAGCTTGAAGTTTTGTTGAAATAA
- a CDS encoding glycoside hydrolase family 32 protein yields MKKALLSMLIIGTFAANAQIEPSQKKYQETYRPQFHFTPPKGWMNDPNGLVFYEGEYHLFYQHYPDKTVWGPMHWGHAISKDLIHWENLPIALYPDSLGYIFSGSIVVDENNTSGFQIGKEKPLVAIFTYHDMEKEKAGRSDRESQGIAYSIDKGRTWIKYDKNPVVANKGDVDFRDPKVFWHEQTKRWIMPLAVGKKLEIFSSPNLKNWQKESEFGIKESTNDGVWECPDLISLKTKEGIEKWVLIQNIGRGAVNGGSGTQYFIGNFDGKTFTNDNSPETKLWLDFGADNYAGVTWFNMPTKERVYIGWMSNWDDYATTVPTSTWRSGMTIPRKLSLVNTTKGFRLNQMPIENYKNLRLEKKIIQKQAVTKNVLIHNASVQKEINLNFNISTSTASEFGFIISNSKNEKVIIGFDKMIQKVFVDRRNAGKSDFSPKFAAIHSANLEDNHISIKALIDNASIELFVNNGKVAITDLFFPNEYFTKVELYSKGGKADLIGGVIYTLKSIWKK; encoded by the coding sequence ATGAAAAAAGCCCTGTTATCAATGTTGATAATTGGAACATTTGCAGCCAACGCTCAAATTGAACCTTCTCAAAAAAAGTATCAAGAGACTTACCGACCACAATTTCATTTTACACCTCCAAAGGGTTGGATGAATGACCCTAATGGCCTTGTTTTTTACGAAGGAGAATATCATTTGTTTTACCAACACTATCCAGATAAAACTGTTTGGGGGCCTATGCACTGGGGGCATGCCATAAGTAAGGATTTGATTCATTGGGAAAATTTACCAATTGCACTTTATCCAGATTCCTTGGGTTATATCTTTTCGGGAAGTATTGTGGTAGATGAGAATAATACTAGCGGTTTTCAAATTGGAAAAGAGAAACCCTTGGTAGCCATTTTTACTTATCATGATATGGAAAAAGAAAAAGCTGGTCGTTCGGATAGAGAATCACAAGGCATTGCTTACAGTATTGATAAAGGTAGAACTTGGATTAAATATGATAAAAATCCTGTTGTTGCTAATAAAGGAGATGTGGATTTTAGAGACCCAAAAGTTTTTTGGCACGAACAAACAAAACGTTGGATTATGCCGTTGGCAGTTGGAAAAAAACTAGAAATTTTCTCTTCACCTAATTTGAAAAATTGGCAAAAAGAAAGTGAATTTGGAATTAAAGAAAGTACCAATGATGGTGTTTGGGAATGTCCGGATTTAATATCATTAAAGACAAAGGAAGGAATCGAAAAGTGGGTTTTAATACAAAATATAGGTAGAGGAGCTGTAAATGGAGGCTCGGGTACACAATATTTTATCGGAAATTTTGATGGAAAGACCTTCACAAATGATAACTCCCCCGAAACTAAGTTGTGGCTAGACTTTGGGGCTGATAATTATGCGGGGGTAACATGGTTTAATATGCCAACAAAGGAGCGTGTTTATATCGGCTGGATGTCGAATTGGGATGATTATGCGACAACTGTTCCAACTTCTACTTGGCGTAGTGGAATGACAATTCCCAGAAAATTATCATTGGTAAATACAACTAAGGGTTTTCGTTTAAACCAAATGCCGATTGAAAATTATAAAAATCTTAGATTAGAGAAAAAGATAATACAAAAGCAAGCTGTAACTAAAAACGTTTTGATTCATAATGCTTCTGTACAAAAAGAAATTAATCTAAATTTTAATATTAGCACTTCAACAGCAAGTGAGTTTGGTTTTATAATTTCAAATTCTAAGAACGAAAAAGTAATTATCGGATTCGATAAAATGATTCAAAAAGTATTTGTTGACCGAAGAAATGCTGGTAAATCAGACTTTTCTCCCAAATTTGCCGCGATTCACAGTGCAAATCTTGAAGATAATCATATATCAATCAAAGCTTTAATTGATAATGCTTCAATTGAGTTATTTGTAAATAACGGTAAAGTAGCCATTACAGACCTATTTTTCCCAAATGAATATTTTACCAAAGTTGAGCTTTACAGTAAAGGTGGTAAAGCTGACCTAATTGGCGGTGTTATTTACACTCTCAAATCAATTTGGAAAAAATAG
- a CDS encoding putative oxidoreductase C-terminal domain-containing protein, translated as MSKQFFYFSLLILTTLKGVSQQKPIQFITLDPGHFHAALVQNKNYDNVESIVNVYAPAGQDLQDHLKRIESYNTRAKNPTHWQENVYQGNDYLEKMLAEKKGNVLVIAGNNKKKTEYILKSAQAGINILADKPMCIDSKGYQQLIQAFEAAKKNNVLLYDIMTERSEITTVLQKEISQIPQIFGTLQNGTPENPSIIKESVHHFYKYVSGSPLKRPTWFMDVSQQGEGIVDVTTHLVDLVQWAAFPNVVLSTKDVQLTSAKRWPTTMTLNQFSVITSQNHFPDFLKKDLKNDTTLNIYANGEINYKLRGVNTKVRVLWNYSTPEGGDTHYSIMKGSKANIEIRQGKAEKFIPQLYIQTDKVSDADLLKAFDALQKKYPGISLIKQEKEWLVEIPDNYRTGHEAHFGEVMERFLDYKAKNQLPAWEVPNMLVKYYTTTKALELAKKK; from the coding sequence ATGTCAAAGCAATTTTTCTATTTTTCATTATTAATTCTTACAACATTAAAGGGTGTGTCACAACAAAAACCTATTCAATTCATTACGCTTGACCCAGGTCATTTTCATGCGGCACTTGTACAAAACAAAAATTATGATAATGTAGAATCAATTGTAAATGTTTATGCACCTGCTGGGCAAGATTTACAAGACCATTTGAAAAGAATAGAGAGCTACAACACAAGAGCGAAAAATCCAACTCATTGGCAAGAAAATGTATATCAAGGAAATGATTATTTAGAAAAGATGCTTGCTGAGAAAAAAGGAAATGTATTAGTTATTGCAGGAAACAATAAAAAGAAAACTGAATATATATTGAAATCAGCACAGGCAGGTATAAATATTCTTGCCGATAAACCCATGTGCATTGATAGCAAGGGATACCAGCAACTAATTCAAGCCTTTGAAGCTGCCAAGAAAAACAATGTTCTTTTGTATGATATTATGACCGAACGTTCGGAAATAACAACGGTTCTTCAAAAAGAAATTTCTCAGATTCCACAAATTTTTGGTACACTCCAAAACGGAACTCCTGAAAATCCCTCAATTATCAAAGAAAGTGTGCATCATTTCTACAAATATGTTTCAGGAAGTCCGCTTAAACGTCCAACTTGGTTTATGGATGTTTCGCAACAAGGGGAAGGTATTGTCGACGTTACCACCCACTTGGTTGATTTAGTACAATGGGCAGCATTTCCAAATGTGGTTCTTTCAACAAAAGATGTGCAACTAACTTCTGCTAAAAGATGGCCAACAACCATGACATTAAATCAGTTTTCGGTGATTACAAGTCAAAATCATTTCCCAGATTTTTTAAAAAAAGACCTCAAGAATGATACTACATTAAATATTTACGCAAACGGAGAAATCAATTATAAACTTCGTGGAGTAAACACTAAAGTGCGAGTTTTATGGAATTATAGTACTCCAGAAGGAGGTGATACACATTATTCAATAATGAAAGGTAGCAAAGCAAATATAGAAATTCGACAAGGAAAAGCTGAGAAATTTATTCCACAATTATACATTCAAACCGATAAAGTTTCTGATGCAGATTTATTGAAGGCATTTGATGCTTTACAAAAAAAATACCCTGGAATTTCATTGATAAAACAAGAAAAAGAGTGGTTAGTAGAAATTCCCGATAATTATAGAACAGGTCATGAAGCTCATTTCGGGGAAGTTATGGAAAGATTTTTGGACTATAAAGCCAAAAATCAATTACCAGCTTGGGAAGTGCCAAATATGTTAGTTAAATATTATACAACTACCAAAGCTTTAGAACTGGCAAAAAAGAAATAA
- a CDS encoding sugar phosphate isomerase/epimerase family protein, with protein sequence MKKNSTLILFFMLICMQQLAFAQPNAKNLYTYPFGVQAYTFRNHFPKDVVGTLDKIQKMGITEIETSGAKGVTDEEYKKLCEARGITIPSIGAGYDQLENLSMDIITKAKTFGAKYVMCAWIPHKGDNFTIEDAKKAVDVFNKAGKFLKENGLTFCYHPHGYEFRPYENGTLLDYIFKNTNPEYVSFEMDVLWVLHGGGDPVGLLKKYGSRWKLMHVKDLKKGVKGDFSGHTPAENDVVLGTGQADWKNIFKQSKKIGIKHFFIEDESEHELETVPLSIEYLKNLK encoded by the coding sequence ATGAAAAAAAACTCAACCCTTATCCTCTTTTTCATGCTTATTTGCATGCAGCAATTAGCTTTTGCACAACCCAACGCAAAGAATTTGTACACCTATCCGTTTGGTGTTCAGGCTTATACTTTTAGAAATCATTTTCCAAAAGATGTAGTTGGCACACTTGATAAAATTCAAAAAATGGGAATTACCGAAATAGAAACAAGTGGAGCCAAAGGCGTAACTGATGAAGAATACAAAAAACTTTGTGAGGCTCGCGGCATCACAATTCCTTCTATTGGTGCTGGTTATGACCAATTAGAAAATCTTTCGATGGATATTATAACTAAAGCAAAAACTTTTGGAGCAAAATATGTTATGTGTGCATGGATACCTCACAAAGGTGATAATTTTACAATTGAAGATGCTAAAAAGGCAGTAGATGTATTTAACAAAGCAGGCAAATTCTTGAAAGAAAATGGACTAACTTTTTGTTATCACCCTCACGGATATGAATTTAGACCATATGAAAATGGTACCTTATTAGATTATATTTTCAAAAATACTAACCCAGAATATGTTTCATTTGAAATGGATGTTCTGTGGGTTTTGCACGGAGGTGGAGACCCAGTTGGTTTATTGAAAAAATATGGTAGCCGCTGGAAATTAATGCACGTAAAGGACTTAAAGAAAGGGGTTAAAGGAGATTTTTCGGGACATACTCCTGCCGAAAATGATGTAGTGCTAGGAACAGGACAAGCTGATTGGAAAAATATCTTTAAACAATCTAAAAAGATTGGTATCAAACACTTTTTCATAGAAGATGAAAGTGAGCACGAACTTGAAACTGTGCCATTAAGTATCGAATATTTGAAGAATTTGAAATAG
- a CDS encoding aldo/keto reductase, whose translation MKYRKLGKTGFEISEISLGTWQVGGVWGEVFSHENAEKILHAAVDSGINFIDTADVYGDGESEKAVGKFVKNRSERIYVATKCGRQLNPHVNEAYQPAVLRKFVEASLKNMGLETLDLIQLHCPPTQVFYRPEIFELFDRLKEEGKILNLGISVEKVEEALKGIEYDNVTSVQIIFNTFRQRPAELFFEQAKKKNIGVIVRVPLASGLLTGKFSKQSTFTSGDHRNFNRNGEMFDKGETFSGIDYETGLTTVEELKALFPNESNLAPIALKWILQFDAVSTIIPGASRPEQVLSNIASLDYPDLTDAQITEMNKIYSKHIKPLVHHLW comes from the coding sequence ATGAAATACAGAAAATTAGGAAAAACAGGTTTTGAAATTTCTGAAATAAGCCTTGGTACTTGGCAAGTTGGTGGTGTTTGGGGTGAAGTGTTTAGCCATGAAAACGCTGAAAAAATTTTACATGCGGCTGTAGATTCAGGCATTAATTTTATTGATACTGCTGATGTTTACGGAGATGGAGAAAGTGAAAAGGCCGTTGGTAAATTTGTAAAAAATCGTTCAGAAAGAATTTATGTGGCAACAAAATGTGGTCGTCAACTGAACCCTCATGTAAATGAAGCATATCAACCCGCTGTATTAAGGAAATTTGTTGAAGCAAGTTTAAAAAATATGGGTTTAGAAACGCTTGATTTAATTCAATTGCATTGTCCGCCAACGCAAGTTTTTTATCGACCAGAAATTTTTGAACTATTTGACCGATTAAAAGAAGAAGGAAAGATTCTAAATTTAGGTATCAGCGTTGAAAAAGTAGAGGAAGCCTTAAAAGGAATTGAATATGATAATGTAACATCAGTTCAGATTATATTTAATACTTTTCGTCAGCGTCCAGCCGAATTGTTTTTTGAACAAGCCAAAAAGAAAAATATTGGTGTTATTGTTCGTGTTCCATTAGCGAGTGGACTTCTAACTGGAAAATTCTCTAAGCAATCGACTTTTACTTCGGGTGACCACCGCAATTTTAATAGAAATGGAGAAATGTTTGATAAAGGTGAGACTTTTTCAGGGATTGATTATGAAACGGGTTTGACAACCGTAGAAGAGCTCAAAGCACTTTTTCCAAATGAATCAAACTTAGCACCCATTGCCCTCAAATGGATTCTACAATTTGATGCAGTGAGTACAATTATTCCGGGAGCTTCAAGACCAGAACAAGTTTTATCTAATATTGCATCACTTGATTATCCTGATTTGACAGATGCACAAATTACAGAAATGAATAAAATTTATTCAAAGCACATCAAGCCATTGGTGCATCACTTGTGGTGA